One window of the Chryseobacterium camelliae genome contains the following:
- a CDS encoding SRPBCC family protein — translation MPVVTLKTKINADIHTVFELARNIDVHRSSMSDTEEIAIAGRTSGLIETGETVTWKARHLGIQQTLTSKIISMKRPYEFTDIMIQGAFRSMHHQHIFRTEGKATVMTDIFEFESPFGIIGKAFNALYLTRYLKNLLEDRNRYLKQCAEST, via the coding sequence ATGCCTGTCGTTACCCTCAAAACAAAGATCAATGCTGATATCCATACCGTATTTGAGCTGGCAAGGAATATTGATGTCCATCGCAGCTCAATGTCGGATACGGAAGAAATAGCTATCGCCGGACGGACATCAGGATTGATTGAAACCGGTGAGACAGTTACCTGGAAAGCACGGCATCTGGGCATACAGCAGACACTCACTTCAAAAATCATCAGTATGAAAAGGCCCTATGAATTCACCGATATCATGATCCAGGGCGCTTTCCGGTCCATGCACCATCAACATATATTCAGGACTGAAGGAAAAGCAACCGTGATGACGGATATTTTTGAATTTGAATCCCCTTTCGGAATCATCGGCAAGGCATTCAATGCACTTTATCTGACCCGTTATCTGAAAAATCTTCTGGAGGACAGGAACCGCTATCTGAAGCAATGTGCCGAAAGCACGTGA
- a CDS encoding sialidase family protein, protein MKPWISIYFLLLLASCTGYQPVLISREKIFTENTAGFRQCHASTLTETKDGNILCSWFGGDHEGAPSVKIWLSGWNHQSWSVPEAVADGKVSGNTTYPTWNPVLYTLPKTDSVLLFYKAGPNPRAWSGWLNTSADNGKTWSEAQGLKGLIGPVKNRPLMLRNGDLVSPSSKEFTEKDWKVHLEWSTDHGKTWKIIPVNYNQKDVQVIQPSIIEYRNGTLQLLARSQQNKVMTSFSYDHGRQWTLWKETSLANPNSGTDAIRLKNNWLLIVYNPEISGKNWWEGRTKLNVAISKDGQQWKDVLVLENGKDGDEYSYPSVIQASDGTIHVSYTWNRKNIVHAVIQ, encoded by the coding sequence ATGAAACCCTGGATTTCAATATATTTTCTTCTTCTGTTGGCTTCCTGTACAGGCTATCAGCCTGTCTTGATTTCCAGGGAAAAAATATTTACGGAAAACACGGCGGGATTTCGCCAGTGCCATGCTTCCACATTAACGGAAACAAAAGACGGGAACATCCTCTGTTCATGGTTCGGAGGTGACCATGAGGGAGCCCCTTCAGTAAAAATCTGGCTGTCCGGATGGAATCATCAGAGCTGGTCTGTTCCCGAAGCTGTTGCCGACGGAAAAGTATCAGGGAACACGACCTATCCAACATGGAATCCTGTACTGTATACCCTTCCCAAAACGGATTCGGTACTTTTGTTTTATAAAGCAGGACCCAATCCAAGGGCGTGGAGCGGCTGGCTCAACACCTCGGCTGATAACGGAAAAACCTGGTCGGAAGCTCAGGGACTGAAAGGCCTGATAGGACCGGTAAAGAACCGTCCGCTGATGCTTAGGAACGGAGATCTTGTATCACCTTCCAGCAAAGAATTTACCGAAAAGGACTGGAAGGTTCATCTCGAATGGAGCACTGACCACGGAAAGACCTGGAAAATTATTCCCGTTAACTACAACCAGAAAGACGTGCAGGTCATCCAGCCCAGCATTATTGAATACAGGAACGGCACACTTCAGCTTCTCGCCCGTAGCCAGCAGAACAAAGTCATGACCTCATTTTCCTATGACCACGGAAGGCAGTGGACGCTTTGGAAGGAAACCAGCCTTGCCAATCCTAATTCAGGGACTGATGCCATCCGGCTGAAAAATAACTGGCTGCTTATTGTATATAATCCTGAAATCAGCGGGAAAAACTGGTGGGAAGGACGCACGAAGCTCAATGTGGCCATTTCTAAGGACGGTCAGCAATGGAAAGATGTCCTGGTGCTGGAAAATGGTAAAGACGGTGATGAATATTCTTATCCTTCCGTGATCCAGGCTTCAGACGGTACCATTCATGTCTCGTATACCTGGAACAGGAAGAATATTGTGCATGCGGTTATACAGTGA
- a CDS encoding TIGR01777 family oxidoreductase, which produces MNTIQHIMKIIIAGGTGFLGDRLKKFFTSRGHRVFILTRQPGQEHEIYWDARTLGDWKDYLEGADVLINLTGKSVDCRYTEKNRQEIYTSRIDSTRVLQQAVDQCAHPPKIWLNASSATIYDHSEQHLNTEANGIIGDDFSMNICKSWEAEFFRAENSEIRKVALRTSIVMGNSGGAFPKLKAVTKLFLGGRQGSGRQKVSWIHIGDFCRALEWIIDHAEISGVINVTAPQPLTNAEMMNKLRKRMKMPFGLNAAVWQLKIASFFLRTETELLLKSRNVYPEKLLHSGFSFAYPDMEAALKDLIK; this is translated from the coding sequence ATGAATACAATACAACACATCATGAAAATCATCATTGCCGGCGGAACAGGATTCCTTGGAGACCGCCTGAAAAAGTTTTTTACATCAAGAGGACATCGCGTATTCATTCTGACCCGTCAGCCTGGACAGGAACATGAAATCTATTGGGATGCCCGCACCCTGGGAGACTGGAAAGACTATCTTGAGGGAGCGGATGTGCTGATCAACCTTACCGGGAAGTCCGTCGACTGCCGGTACACCGAAAAGAACAGACAGGAGATTTATACTTCAAGGATTGACAGTACAAGGGTTTTACAACAGGCTGTCGACCAATGCGCCCATCCCCCCAAAATATGGCTGAATGCCAGTTCGGCAACGATTTATGACCATTCGGAACAGCATCTGAATACAGAAGCCAACGGCATCATCGGGGATGATTTTTCAATGAACATCTGCAAAAGCTGGGAAGCTGAATTTTTCAGGGCAGAAAACTCGGAAATCCGGAAAGTGGCTTTACGGACTTCCATTGTGATGGGCAACAGCGGAGGCGCATTTCCGAAACTGAAAGCCGTTACGAAACTTTTCCTTGGCGGAAGGCAAGGCAGTGGCAGACAAAAAGTGAGTTGGATCCACATCGGTGATTTCTGCAGGGCTTTGGAATGGATCATTGATCATGCAGAAATCTCAGGAGTGATCAATGTTACTGCACCACAGCCGCTGACCAATGCGGAAATGATGAATAAGCTCAGGAAGCGGATGAAGATGCCATTCGGACTTAATGCTGCGGTATGGCAACTGAAAATCGCTTCTTTCTTTCTACGGACTGAAACCGAACTTCTGCTGAAAAGCCGGAATGTCTATCCTGAAAAACTGTTGCACAGCGGGTTCAGTTTTGCTTATCCGGATATGGAGGCTGCTCTGAAGGACCTGATTAAATAA
- a CDS encoding GbsR/MarR family transcriptional regulator, translating to MKLSEAKEKYIQTWGTFATNWGINRTMAQVHALLISSVKPLSTDEVMEQLEISRGNANMNLRALMDWGIVRKEFVKGDRKEYFVAEKDIWFLFKQITKERRKREIEPVIGFLEELKNIDDKDSDEAKEFIRLMEDFSSVTGKINNIMDLAIKSDDHWLVGKITNLLK from the coding sequence ATGAAACTTTCAGAAGCCAAAGAAAAATATATTCAGACCTGGGGAACCTTTGCGACCAACTGGGGGATCAACCGGACGATGGCTCAGGTGCATGCCCTTCTGATATCTTCAGTAAAGCCGCTTTCTACCGATGAGGTAATGGAGCAGCTGGAAATTTCAAGGGGAAATGCCAATATGAACCTGCGGGCCCTCATGGACTGGGGAATCGTACGCAAGGAATTTGTAAAAGGCGACCGGAAAGAGTATTTTGTGGCAGAGAAAGACATCTGGTTCCTGTTCAAGCAGATTACCAAAGAACGTAGGAAAAGGGAAATAGAACCGGTGATCGGTTTCCTTGAAGAGCTGAAGAATATCGATGACAAAGATTCCGATGAAGCTAAAGAGTTTATCCGGCTGATGGAGGATTTCAGCTCCGTAACCGGAAAGATCAACAACATCATGGATCTGGCCATCAAGAGCGACGACCACTGGTTGGTAGGTAAAATTACCAACCTGTTGAAATAG
- a CDS encoding alpha-L-fucosidase, protein MIRKCKTAALFFSLLMGSTTLFSQAHNVSEGYREPDDPLVVQNLEEWQDLKFGLFMHWGTYSQWGIVESWSLCPEDESWTQRKPEHGATYNDYVTNYENLQTTFNPVQFNPKKWAEAAKKAGMKYVVFTTKHHDGFAMFDTQESDYKITSPKTPFSKNPKADVTKEIFNTFRADGFKIGAYFSKPDWHSDNYWWPYFPPKDRNVNYDPKKYPERWESFKKFTFNQLNEITSKYGKVDILWLDGGWVRPFNTIDPKVEWQRTIKVEQDIDMDKIGTMARRNQPGIIIVDRTVPGKWENYVTPEQAVPENALSIPWESCITMGDSFSYVPNDRYKSSQKIIETLIKIISRGGNYLMNIAPGPNGDYDSVVYERLKEIAAWMDVNGSAVFGTRSIAPYHEGQIYFTRSKDGKTVNVFHISESSDYKAPSTISFTLPEQYRPKKLNVLGTSSKIQWKQSGNTVEVMIPKSAKLTYSTVIQMTEL, encoded by the coding sequence ATGATCCGGAAGTGCAAAACTGCAGCTTTGTTTTTTTCTTTGTTGATGGGCTCTACAACTCTTTTTTCGCAGGCGCATAATGTGTCTGAAGGGTATCGGGAGCCGGATGATCCGTTGGTGGTGCAGAATCTGGAAGAGTGGCAGGACCTGAAGTTCGGACTGTTCATGCATTGGGGGACCTACAGCCAGTGGGGCATCGTTGAAAGCTGGAGCCTGTGCCCGGAAGATGAATCCTGGACGCAGCGCAAGCCGGAACATGGCGCAACCTATAACGATTATGTCACAAATTACGAAAATCTCCAGACGACCTTCAATCCCGTTCAGTTCAACCCGAAGAAATGGGCAGAGGCAGCGAAGAAGGCAGGAATGAAATATGTGGTATTTACTACCAAGCACCATGACGGTTTTGCCATGTTTGATACCCAGGAATCCGATTATAAGATCACGTCCCCGAAAACCCCGTTTTCCAAAAACCCGAAAGCGGATGTGACCAAAGAAATCTTCAATACATTCAGGGCGGACGGATTTAAGATCGGGGCTTACTTTTCCAAACCCGACTGGCATTCCGATAATTACTGGTGGCCCTATTTCCCGCCTAAGGACCGAAATGTGAATTACGACCCTAAAAAATATCCCGAACGTTGGGAAAGCTTCAAAAAATTTACCTTCAATCAGCTGAATGAGATCACTTCAAAATACGGAAAAGTAGATATCCTGTGGCTGGATGGAGGCTGGGTACGACCTTTCAATACCATAGATCCCAAAGTGGAATGGCAGCGGACCATCAAAGTAGAGCAGGACATTGATATGGATAAAATCGGGACCATGGCACGCAGGAACCAGCCGGGAATCATCATCGTGGACCGGACCGTGCCCGGAAAATGGGAAAATTATGTGACGCCTGAACAGGCAGTTCCCGAAAACGCTCTTTCTATTCCATGGGAAAGCTGCATCACCATGGGTGATTCATTTTCCTATGTCCCAAACGACCGTTATAAATCCTCGCAGAAAATCATTGAAACCCTTATTAAGATCATTTCCAGGGGAGGCAACTACCTGATGAATATTGCTCCCGGTCCTAACGGAGACTATGATTCTGTGGTCTATGAAAGGCTGAAGGAAATTGCCGCATGGATGGACGTCAACGGATCGGCAGTATTCGGCACCAGAAGTATTGCACCATACCATGAGGGGCAGATATATTTTACCCGGAGCAAAGACGGAAAAACAGTGAATGTCTTCCATATCAGTGAATCTTCAGATTATAAAGCTCCCTCAACCATCAGCTTTACCCTTCCTGAACAATACAGGCCCAAAAAACTAAATGTATTGGGAACTTCCTCAAAAATCCAGTGGAAACAATCCGGCAATACGGTGGAAGTCATGATTCCTAAAAGCGCAAAACTTACCTATTCAACCGTAATTCAAATGACAGAATTATGA
- a CDS encoding beta-glucosidase, with translation MRRYRFRTTAILILFQAVLIQAQKPLYKDPKQPVEVRVRDLLSRMTPEEKFWQCFMIPGDLDRVPEGQYSHGIFGLQVSAANSGGGAAGQMLKYNADEKAERLAAKINAIQKYFVEKSRLGIPVIPFDEALHGLVREGATAFPQAIGLSASFNPELMKEVASAIARESRLRGIRQILTPVVNLASDVRWGRTEETYGEDPFLTSVMGVSFVTPFEQAGIITTPKHFLANVGEGGRDSYPIHWSRRYLKETHLVPFHEAFIQGGSRSVMTSYNLLDGRPSTANEWLLTEKLKKEWNFKGFVISDASAVGGANVLHFTAKDYDDASAQAINAGLDVIFQTEYQHYKLFIPPFLDGRISRERIDDAVSRVLRAKFELGLFENPYVSGKDIRQLKLLNHKPVAEKAALESFVLLQNNNHTLPVPETVKHILVVGTDAADARLGGYSGPGNGKTSILEGIKKFTADKNIIIDYSRGIDWDVKNLTTVPAKFLSVNTLKGLKGSYFSDTDLSGSPAFERLDQQLDFKWTLYSPNPEKLQPDQYSVRWKGQLEAPETGKYHIGLRGNDGFRMYLNGTLMIDQWEKLSYSTKTVEVEFVKGQKYDLKVEFREDRGEANIELVWNYGLKNYQKDFSDAVKMAQNADYIIIAAGIHEGEFQDRSSLSLPGNQEAFISEVSKLNKPVTVVLVGGSAIKTTSWKDKAGAILDVWYPGEEGGNAVAKILFGVENPSGKLPLTFPVEEGQLPLSYNHHPTGRGNDYYDLSGEPLYPFGFGLSYTTFEISGLKLNRSEYAPADTIQAQVTVKNTGSKAGSEVVQLYVKDLLASVSRPVIELKGFQKVHLQPGESKQVMIEVPVQQLQFLDEKMKWTVEKGTYRIMVGNSSKNLPLKQNITVH, from the coding sequence ATGAGGAGGTACCGTTTCAGGACAACAGCAATTTTAATCCTGTTTCAGGCTGTGCTGATCCAGGCACAGAAACCTTTATACAAAGACCCGAAACAGCCGGTGGAAGTCCGGGTCAGAGACTTGTTGAGCCGGATGACACCGGAGGAGAAGTTCTGGCAGTGTTTTATGATTCCCGGAGACCTGGACCGTGTTCCTGAAGGCCAGTACAGCCACGGCATTTTCGGATTGCAGGTCAGCGCTGCCAATAGCGGTGGAGGGGCTGCCGGGCAGATGCTGAAATACAATGCCGATGAGAAGGCGGAACGCCTGGCTGCGAAAATCAATGCGATCCAGAAATACTTTGTTGAAAAATCAAGGCTGGGCATTCCTGTCATCCCGTTTGATGAGGCTTTGCACGGGCTGGTCAGGGAAGGAGCTACGGCTTTTCCGCAGGCAATCGGACTTTCTGCCTCCTTTAATCCGGAGCTGATGAAAGAAGTCGCTTCGGCCATTGCCCGGGAATCCCGGCTGAGAGGGATCCGCCAGATCCTGACACCGGTGGTGAACTTAGCGAGTGATGTCCGTTGGGGAAGGACGGAAGAGACCTATGGCGAAGATCCATTCCTCACTTCGGTGATGGGCGTAAGTTTTGTCACTCCTTTTGAACAGGCCGGGATCATTACCACGCCAAAGCACTTTTTAGCCAATGTAGGTGAGGGCGGAAGGGATTCTTACCCGATCCACTGGAGCCGCAGGTACCTGAAAGAAACCCATTTGGTTCCTTTTCATGAGGCATTTATCCAGGGAGGAAGCCGTTCGGTGATGACTTCTTATAACCTGCTGGATGGAAGGCCTTCCACGGCAAATGAGTGGCTGCTGACCGAAAAACTGAAAAAGGAATGGAACTTTAAAGGATTTGTCATCAGCGATGCAAGCGCTGTAGGCGGGGCCAATGTCCTGCATTTTACGGCCAAAGATTATGATGATGCCTCTGCACAGGCCATCAATGCAGGACTGGATGTGATTTTCCAGACCGAATACCAGCACTACAAACTTTTTATTCCGCCGTTTCTGGACGGAAGGATCAGCCGGGAACGCATTGATGATGCCGTTTCCCGCGTGCTGAGAGCCAAATTCGAACTGGGACTGTTTGAAAACCCGTATGTTTCCGGTAAAGATATCAGGCAGCTGAAACTGCTGAACCACAAGCCTGTTGCTGAAAAAGCCGCCTTAGAATCATTTGTCCTGCTACAGAATAACAACCATACCCTTCCGGTTCCGGAAACGGTTAAACATATTTTAGTCGTCGGTACTGATGCCGCAGACGCAAGGCTGGGCGGATACTCCGGTCCCGGAAATGGGAAAACAAGCATCCTGGAAGGAATTAAAAAATTTACGGCAGACAAAAATATTATAATCGATTATTCCAGAGGAATTGACTGGGATGTAAAAAACCTGACTACCGTTCCGGCAAAATTCTTATCCGTTAATACCCTGAAAGGATTGAAAGGAAGTTATTTCTCGGATACGGATCTGAGCGGCAGCCCTGCTTTTGAAAGGCTGGACCAGCAGCTGGATTTTAAATGGACTTTGTATTCACCGAATCCTGAAAAGCTTCAGCCCGACCAATACAGTGTCCGCTGGAAAGGGCAGCTGGAAGCACCGGAAACGGGGAAATACCACATAGGCCTTCGTGGAAATGATGGTTTCAGGATGTACCTGAACGGAACGCTGATGATCGATCAATGGGAAAAGCTGAGCTATTCCACCAAAACCGTTGAAGTTGAGTTCGTAAAAGGCCAAAAGTACGATCTGAAGGTTGAGTTCCGGGAAGACCGGGGTGAAGCCAATATAGAACTGGTCTGGAATTACGGGCTTAAAAACTATCAGAAAGATTTTAGTGATGCCGTGAAGATGGCTCAGAATGCTGACTACATCATCATAGCGGCAGGCATTCACGAAGGAGAATTCCAGGACAGGTCGTCACTGAGCCTGCCTGGTAACCAGGAAGCATTCATCAGCGAAGTTTCCAAGCTGAACAAGCCGGTAACCGTGGTATTGGTAGGAGGTTCAGCCATTAAGACAACTTCCTGGAAAGATAAGGCAGGGGCTATTTTAGATGTCTGGTATCCCGGTGAAGAAGGAGGGAATGCCGTTGCTAAAATACTTTTCGGAGTAGAAAATCCTTCGGGCAAGCTTCCGTTAACCTTCCCGGTTGAGGAAGGACAGCTTCCGCTGAGCTACAACCACCATCCTACCGGAAGAGGAAACGATTATTATGACCTGAGCGGCGAGCCATTGTATCCGTTCGGTTTCGGATTAAGCTATACCACATTTGAGATCTCTGGCCTGAAGCTTAACCGGTCAGAATATGCTCCGGCTGACACCATACAGGCACAGGTAACGGTAAAAAATACGGGGTCAAAAGCAGGCAGCGAAGTTGTCCAGCTGTATGTTAAAGACCTCCTGGCTTCGGTTTCCCGGCCGGTTATTGAGCTGAAAGGCTTTCAGAAAGTCCATTTACAACCGGGAGAATCCAAACAGGTAATGATCGAGGTTCCCGTACAGCAGCTGCAGTTCCTTGATGAAAAGATGAAGTGGACGGTGGAAAAAGGAACCTACAGGATTATGGTGGGCAACTCGTCGAAAAACCTGCCTCTGAAGCAGAACATAACCGTCCACTGA
- a CDS encoding DUF2071 domain-containing protein, producing MNFLKSWHSMEVIAENRALPMDSDSEFEFITEHYYGFTKMKNRTSEYEVCHPKWDWYPVKDHQLDLDFQKMYGTDFACLGQQQPISVMLAEGSAVEVKVKKYVA from the coding sequence ATGAATTTCCTCAAAAGCTGGCATTCTATGGAAGTGATTGCTGAAAACAGGGCACTACCAATGGACTCAGACTCGGAGTTTGAATTTATTACCGAACATTATTACGGCTTTACCAAAATGAAAAACAGGACTTCGGAATATGAGGTCTGCCATCCGAAGTGGGACTGGTACCCGGTGAAAGACCATCAACTGGACCTCGATTTCCAGAAGATGTACGGAACTGACTTTGCCTGCCTCGGCCAGCAACAGCCTATCTCCGTCATGCTCGCAGAAGGTTCGGCGGTGGAAGTGAAAGTCAAAAAATATGTCGCCTAG